The sequence CACCATCGCCCTGCGCAACGCCCAGCTCTTCGACGAGGCGCAGCAGGCGAGCAACACCAAGAGCGAGTTCCTCCGGATGGCGGCGCACGAGCTGCGCACCCCGGCGGGGGTGCTGCGCGGCTACCTCTCGATGCTGCGCGACGGCACCATGGGTGCCATCCCGCCGGGCTGGGAGCGTCCCCTCGAGGTGGTCGACGCCAAGGCGACCGAGCTCACCGGGCTGATCGACGACCTGCTGCTCGCCGCCAGCATGGAGGGGGGCACGGTCCCCACCAACCCGGAGGTCTTCGACCTGCGCGACGCGGTGCGGGCCGCGGTGAGCCGTGCCGAGGGGCGGGCGACGCTGCTCGGCGCCGACGTCGTGCAGCACCTCCCGGACGATCCGGTGACCGTCGAGGCCGACAGCGAGCACGTCGGCCGGGTGCTCGACAACCTCATCAACAACGCCCTCACCTACTCGGCGGGGAAGCCCTGGGTGCGGCTGGAGGTGACCGGCGGGCGGCCGCCGGGGGTGAGCGTCGAGGACCACGGCGTCGGCATCGACCCCGAGCTCGCGGAGCGCGTCTTCGAACGCTTCTACCGGGTCAACGATCCCGCCCTCGGCTACCCACCGGGCACCGGCCTCGGCCTCTACATCAGCCGTGATCTCGCCCAGCGCTCCGGCGGCGCGCTGGTGCTGGAGCGCAGCACGCCCCGCGAGGGCAGCCGCTTCCACTTCAGCCTGCGCCCCCCCACCTGGTCCGAGAGCGAGGCCCCGACCCAGCTCCCGGCACCGGCGGCGTCCGACCGCTAGGACGCTCGGACCGGCCGGACGGTCGGCACCATCATCGGATGACACCCGCGCAACGGCGGGTCACGAAGCCGGTCGGGTGCGCCCGCAGTCCTGGCACGCGGGAGGGCGCCGGGTACGGTGCTGATGACGCGATCACGCCCACCGCACGGCCGTCCTGCGCTCGCGGCGACGACCCCTGGAGAGCGAATGAGCCTGCGGACATGGGCAATTCCCGGAGCCTCCCTCCTCGCCGCGGCGGCCGGGGCCTTCGGTCTGGCCCTGGTGGTGGACGCGGTGCCCACCGTGAGCGTCAGCGTCTCGCTCAGCCAGAGCCACGCCCGGGCCGGCGGCACCGCGGACGTGGTCGCGACCGCAACCGTCATCAGCGGCGGTCGCCCCGCGATCGGTCAGCGTGTCGACTTCGGCTCGCGCGGCGACACCACCTCCGTGTTCACCACGTCGGCGATCACGCGGACCGACCGCCTGGGGCACGCCACCGCGCACCTGAGGCCCGGAACCGCGCTGGTGCCACTGCGCATCAGCGCCCTCTCGGGTGCTGCCGGCGGGACCGCCAGCCTGACCCAGTACGGGGCCGCCACCGGGATCACGGTGCGGCTCGGCACACCGACCCTGGTGGCGGACGGCAGCTCCACGGTGCACGCCACCGTCGCCGTCACCGACGCGGCCGCGCACGGCGTGCCCGCCGAGACCGTCTTCCTGGCCACCGACGGTGACGTGAGGCTCGGCGCCGTCACCGACAACCACGGCGGCACCTACTCGGCCACCCTCAGCGCCTCGACGACGGCCGGCGCCGAGACCGTCACCGCCACCGACGGCGCCCTCTCCGGCACCGCCATCCTCACCGAGACGCCCGGACCCGCGACCACCGTCGCCGTCGCCCTGGAGAGGGCCTCGCTGACCGCCGACGGCGCCTCCACCGTGACCGCCACCGCCACCGTGACCGACGCCAGCGGCAACCGCATCGGCGGCGGCACGGTCGCGTTCAGCACCAGCGGCGACGCGACCGTCGGCACCGTGACCGACAGGCCGGACGGCACCCACTCGGCCACCCTCACCGCATCGACGACGGCCGGCACCGAGGCCATCACCGCAACCGACGGCGCCCTCAGCGGCACCGCCATCCTCACCGAGACGCCCGGGCCCGCGACCACCGTCGCCGTCGCCCTGGACAGGACCTCGCTGACCGCCGACGGCACCTCCACCGCGACCGCCACCGCCACCGTGACCGACGCCCACGGCAACCGCATCAGCGGCGACGCGCTCGCCTTCACCGCCGGAGGAGACGTGACCCTCGGCACCGTGACCGACCATGCGAACGGCACCTACTCGGCCACCCTCACCGCCTCGAGGACGGCCGGCGCCGAGACCGTCACCGCCACCGACCGCGCCGTCTCCGGCACCGCCACCCTCACCGAGACGCCGTCCGCCGCGCCCGGTGTCGCCGGCACCCTCTCCCCCACCCAGACCCCGGGTGCGGCCACGAGTGTCGCCGTCACCCTGGACCGGCCCTCGCTGACCGCCGACGGCACCTCGACCGCGACGGCCACGGTCACCGTGACGGATGTCCACGGCAACGGCATCGGCGGCGACACGGTCGCCCTCACGAGCAGCGGTGACGTGATCTTCAGCACCGTCACCGACCGGGGGAACGGCACCTACACCGCGGCCGTCACCGCCTCCACCACCGCCGACGCCGAGACCGTCACCGCCACCGACGGCGCCCTCTCCGGCACCGCCCCCCTCACCGAGACCCCGGGAGCCGCGACCACGGTCGCCGTCACCCTGGACCGGCCCTCGCTGACCGCCGACGGCACCTCGGAGGCGACGGCCACGGCCACCGTGGCGGACGTCAACGGGAACGGCGTCAGCGGCGGCACCGTCGTCCTCTCCACCAGCGGCGACGCGACCGTCGGCGCGGTGACCGACGGGGGAAACGGCACCTACACCGCGACCGTCACCGCCTCCACCACCGCCGGCACCGAGACCGTCACCGCCACCGGCGGCACCCTCACCGGCACCGCCACCCTCACCGAGAACCCGGGCGCGGCCACCGGCATCACCCTGGCCCTCGACCCCGGCGGCCTCGCCACCGACCGCAGCCCGGCGGCGACGGGCACGGCCACGGTGGTGCTCACCGACGCCTTCGGCAACCGGGTCGGCGGCCAGGCGGTCAGCCTCGGCACCAGCGGTGATGTCACCCTCGGCGGCGTCAGCGAGTCCGCGCCCGGCACCTACACCGCCACCATCACCGCCTCGACCACGCCGGGGCCGGAGACCATCACCGCAACCGCCGCGGGTCTCACGGCGACGCGGACGCTCGGAGAGCACGGCGCGCCCTCGATGGTGACCCCGGCGGTGACGCCCGCGCTGATCGCCGCCAGCACCGGCTCGACCGCCGTCGCCAGCGTGGTGGTGACCGACGCCGACCGGAACCCGGTCCCCGACCTCCGGGTCGGCTTCGCGTCGAACGGCGGCCTGACCTTCCCCCACGGCTCCTCCGCCACCACCGACGCCTCCGGCACCGCCAGTGTCGACGTCGTCGGCGCGGCGACGGCGGGGCGGAGGACGATC is a genomic window of Candidatus Dormiibacterota bacterium containing:
- a CDS encoding invasin domain 3-containing protein: MSLRTWAIPGASLLAAAAGAFGLALVVDAVPTVSVSVSLSQSHARAGGTADVVATATVISGGRPAIGQRVDFGSRGDTTSVFTTSAITRTDRLGHATAHLRPGTALVPLRISALSGAAGGTASLTQYGAATGITVRLGTPTLVADGSSTVHATVAVTDAAAHGVPAETVFLATDGDVRLGAVTDNHGGTYSATLSASTTAGAETVTATDGALSGTAILTETPGPATTVAVALERASLTADGASTVTATATVTDASGNRIGGGTVAFSTSGDATVGTVTDRPDGTHSATLTASTTAGTEAITATDGALSGTAILTETPGPATTVAVALDRTSLTADGTSTATATATVTDAHGNRISGDALAFTAGGDVTLGTVTDHANGTYSATLTASRTAGAETVTATDRAVSGTATLTETPSAAPGVAGTLSPTQTPGAATSVAVTLDRPSLTADGTSTATATVTVTDVHGNGIGGDTVALTSSGDVIFSTVTDRGNGTYTAAVTASTTADAETVTATDGALSGTAPLTETPGAATTVAVTLDRPSLTADGTSEATATATVADVNGNGVSGGTVVLSTSGDATVGAVTDGGNGTYTATVTASTTAGTETVTATGGTLTGTATLTENPGAATGITLALDPGGLATDRSPAATGTATVVLTDAFGNRVGGQAVSLGTSGDVTLGGVSESAPGTYTATITASTTPGPETITATAAGLTATRTLGEHGAPSMVTPAVTPALIAASTGSTAVASVVVTDADRNPVPDLRVGFASNGGLTFPHGSSATTDASGTASVDVVGAATAGRRTITMKVAGRTHSATLTEFGRASALALGLGPASITADGRATTAATITVTDRDGIGVTGEGVILGRGDGTAAVGPVHANGDGTYSATLTASTRAQLETVTAGDFNVATAATATLIEAPGAAARIAVGITPDPTVVADGATTRTVTATVTDATGNGVSGENLSLATGGDVTVGSVTDHGDGTYSATLTASTTAGTETLTATDGGVSGTAALTEIPGPATTVTVALDRASLTADGTATATATVSVTDAHGNRIGGDAVALSTGGDVTLGRVTDHHDGTYSATVTASTTAGTESLTASDAAVSGTATLTETPGPASGLAVALDRASLTADGTSTATITATVTDAHGNRVSGDAVALSAGGDLRLGTVTDYHDGTYTTIVTASTTAGAETITATDGALSGTATLTETPGPASRLALTLDRVSLTADGTSTATTTATVTDAHGNRISGDAVLLSTGGDLRLSTVTDNRDGTYTATVTASTTAGAETITATDGAASATATITETPGPAVTVLVTLHAPTLSAGGSSLATVTALVTDAHGNPVGGDTVAFTSSPGDAVSFGPVTYTGGSTTGVDGTATSVMTASTDTGTVTITATELGGRAGAATVRVRGSRLRKVWLPG